A stretch of the Photobacterium sp. CCB-ST2H9 genome encodes the following:
- a CDS encoding LysM-like peptidoglycan-binding domain-containing protein, whose product MGQAKRRNRKKTALAQPKVPWAEWKNRLGDLNWRAACQAKWQMARQHIAPYWQLLPVFHRRALMVLVPVVFILLLLPASEPELNIPGNQPVRQEVDLNLGEAPRLPVGQRPEPPSPVRPEPGRSSIEQPQTQVTSSVSAGWQSYEVKQGETLATIFRARSLPLTDLYAIAAIEGKDKPLSQIKSGQLMRYKQRSNGDLDVLQIESRSGDPVMFFRRSDGSFARGQ is encoded by the coding sequence ATGGGACAAGCGAAACGCCGTAACAGGAAAAAAACAGCACTGGCACAGCCCAAGGTGCCGTGGGCAGAATGGAAAAACCGGCTCGGCGATCTGAACTGGCGTGCGGCGTGTCAGGCGAAATGGCAGATGGCCAGACAGCATATTGCACCTTACTGGCAGCTGTTGCCTGTGTTTCACCGCAGAGCACTCATGGTGCTGGTACCGGTTGTCTTCATCCTGTTGCTGCTGCCTGCTTCAGAACCTGAACTCAATATTCCCGGCAACCAGCCGGTTCGTCAGGAAGTGGATCTGAACCTTGGAGAAGCGCCCCGTTTACCGGTCGGCCAGCGCCCGGAACCGCCATCACCGGTCCGTCCGGAGCCCGGCCGTTCATCCATTGAGCAGCCTCAGACTCAGGTGACTTCGTCGGTATCGGCAGGCTGGCAGAGCTATGAAGTGAAGCAGGGCGAAACTCTGGCGACGATTTTCCGTGCCCGCTCCCTGCCGCTGACGGATCTGTACGCGATTGCGGCCATTGAAGGGAAAGATAAGCCGCTGAGCCAGATCAAATCGGGTCAGCTGATGCGTTACAAACAACGGTCCAATGGCGATCTGGATGTGTTGCAGATTGAAAGCCGCAGCGGCGATCCGGTGATGTTCTTCCGTCGCTCAGACGGCAGTTTTGCCCGCGGCCAATAA
- a CDS encoding FKBP-type peptidyl-prolyl cis-trans isomerase: MSDVKLDTVETKASYGIGLQMGQQLAQSGLEGLNVAAIAKGIATSLTGDMPEIPVDEINNALRDLHTRAEEARQEQAKAAAAEGEAFLKDNALRPEVTVTDSGLQYEVLVEGNGEIPTSDKQVRVHYHGELTDGTVFDSSVTRGQPAEFPVTGVIAGWVEALQMMPVGSKWKLYIPQNLAYGERGAGAAIPPFAALVFEVELLDIL, from the coding sequence ATGTCTGACGTTAAACTAGATACAGTTGAAACTAAAGCGAGCTACGGTATTGGTCTGCAAATGGGCCAGCAGCTTGCTCAAAGCGGCCTGGAAGGCCTGAACGTTGCTGCTATCGCCAAAGGCATCGCAACCTCGCTGACTGGTGACATGCCAGAAATTCCTGTCGACGAGATCAACAACGCGCTGCGTGACCTGCACACCCGTGCGGAAGAAGCTCGTCAGGAGCAGGCAAAAGCCGCTGCAGCTGAAGGCGAAGCCTTCCTCAAAGATAACGCACTGCGCCCTGAAGTAACAGTCACTGACTCTGGTCTGCAGTACGAAGTTCTGGTTGAAGGCAACGGCGAAATCCCAACGTCTGACAAACAAGTCCGTGTTCACTACCACGGCGAACTGACTGACGGCACTGTGTTCGACAGCTCCGTAACCCGCGGTCAGCCTGCAGAGTTCCCGGTTACCGGCGTTATCGCTGGTTGGGTTGAAGCCCTGCAAATGATGCCTGTCGGCTCGAAGTGGAAACTGTACATCCCGCAAAACCTGGCCTACGGCGAGCGTGGTGCCGGTGCAGCGATTCCTCCTTTCGCAGCGCTGGTCTTCGAAGTTGAGCTGCTGGACATCCTGTAA
- a CDS encoding Crp/Fnr family transcriptional regulator — protein MTSPLAQFLELHGADPATIEQALNLAETLELPTRHILINQGELATQAFFLLDGLCHACYLTAEGDAITRDFYWEQELLIGFESLLTEEGSPYLLETLSACQILTLPTELILSWRAHCPELYIALTERQLLFREQKEQFMRLYSPARRYALFTESLGELASAISEPQLASFLDLSLNQLSSLKRHLHKPSSQ, from the coding sequence ATGACCTCACCACTTGCGCAATTTCTTGAACTGCACGGGGCCGATCCGGCCACCATTGAACAGGCTTTAAATCTGGCTGAAACGCTGGAGTTACCGACCCGGCATATTCTGATCAATCAGGGTGAACTGGCAACTCAGGCCTTTTTCCTGCTCGACGGCCTTTGTCATGCCTGTTATCTCACGGCGGAAGGAGATGCGATCACCCGTGACTTTTACTGGGAACAGGAACTGCTCATCGGCTTTGAAAGCCTGCTGACGGAAGAAGGCTCACCTTATCTGCTGGAAACGCTGTCGGCCTGCCAGATCCTGACGCTGCCCACAGAACTGATCCTCAGCTGGCGTGCACACTGCCCTGAGCTTTATATCGCGCTGACTGAAAGACAACTGCTGTTCCGGGAGCAAAAAGAACAATTCATGCGGCTTTACAGTCCGGCCCGACGATATGCGTTATTCACCGAAAGCCTGGGAGAACTGGCCAGTGCAATTTCCGAACCGCAACTGGCTTCCTTTCTGGATCTCTCCCTAAATCAGCTCAGCAGTCTGAAACGGCACCTGCATAAACCATCATCTCAGTAA
- a CDS encoding GNAT family N-acetyltransferase — MQWQCLGFDQLTTDQLYDILKLRVDVFVVEQNCPYPEIDGHDRVQGTYHVVAYENGMLMAYLRLLPAGLTYDCVSIGRVITSEAARGRGLGSELLRQGLAYAEQLWPGENIEIGAQSHLQSYYHRFGFTVFSEEYLEDGIPHIDMRLTKNQPAV, encoded by the coding sequence ATGCAATGGCAATGCCTTGGGTTTGACCAGCTCACGACGGATCAACTTTATGACATCTTGAAACTCCGGGTCGATGTGTTCGTGGTGGAGCAGAACTGTCCTTACCCGGAAATTGACGGCCACGACCGAGTTCAGGGCACCTACCATGTCGTCGCTTATGAAAATGGCATGCTGATGGCTTACCTGAGACTATTACCGGCCGGATTGACTTATGACTGTGTCAGCATTGGCCGGGTGATCACGTCAGAAGCTGCAAGAGGCCGGGGGTTGGGCAGCGAACTGCTCCGTCAGGGACTGGCTTACGCCGAGCAACTGTGGCCGGGAGAGAACATTGAGATTGGTGCACAGTCACACCTGCAAAGCTATTACCATCGCTTTGGCTTCACCGTCTTTTCCGAAGAATACCTGGAAGATGGGATCCCTCACATTGATATGCGGCTGACCAAAAATCAGCCCGCCGTCTGA
- a CDS encoding DUF2780 domain-containing protein: protein MIRALVQRMWLVALPLMATLAITPAAHAFSLSDIFGGGDDKMEALADNPLASMLTDQLGVSTEQAAGGAGALLSMAASQLSGDQASELTKLIPGSENLMDAIPAGLGGMLNNMDALGPVFTALGLDASMISQFVPIITQFLGTQGASAGLIDTLTKIWTPAG, encoded by the coding sequence ATGATCCGAGCTTTAGTCCAACGCATGTGGCTGGTTGCGTTACCTTTAATGGCCACTCTGGCCATCACCCCTGCTGCCCACGCCTTCAGTCTTTCCGACATTTTCGGCGGCGGTGACGACAAAATGGAAGCACTGGCCGACAACCCCCTTGCCAGCATGCTCACCGACCAGCTGGGCGTCAGCACTGAACAGGCTGCGGGCGGTGCCGGTGCACTGCTGTCCATGGCTGCCAGCCAGTTGAGCGGCGATCAGGCTTCTGAGCTGACCAAACTGATCCCCGGTTCCGAAAACCTGATGGATGCGATTCCGGCAGGTCTGGGCGGCATGCTGAACAACATGGATGCGCTGGGCCCGGTATTCACCGCTTTAGGCTTGGACGCAAGCATGATCAGCCAGTTTGTTCCGATTATCACTCAATTCCTGGGCACCCAGGGCGCCAGTGCGGGCCTGATTGATACCCTGACCAAAATCTGGACACCTGCTGGCTAA
- a CDS encoding phosphoadenylyl-sulfate reductase yields the protein MPKYALADLLNATKVEQILQLAEINAELEQMTARERVRWALEFLDGNYALASSFGIQSAVMLHLVTQESPNIPVILTDTGYLFPETYQFIDFLTERLSLNLKVYRAELNPAWQEARYGQLWTQGVEGIKQYNKINKVEPMRRALDELQVNTWFSGLRREQSSSRATLPVLAIQNGKFKFLPLIDWTEQDIDAYLMKHDLPYHPLREQGYRSMGDVHTTAKWEPGMKEEDTRFFGLKRECGLHENDVESDGSGI from the coding sequence ATGCCTAAATATGCGTTGGCGGATCTGCTGAATGCAACGAAAGTTGAGCAGATCCTTCAGCTGGCGGAAATTAACGCCGAGCTGGAGCAGATGACCGCCCGGGAGCGGGTTCGCTGGGCGCTGGAATTTCTTGACGGCAATTATGCGCTGGCGTCCAGTTTCGGCATTCAGTCTGCTGTGATGCTGCATCTGGTCACGCAGGAATCACCGAATATTCCGGTGATCCTGACGGATACCGGCTATCTGTTCCCGGAAACGTATCAGTTCATTGATTTTTTGACTGAGCGCTTGTCGCTGAACCTGAAGGTTTATCGTGCTGAACTGAATCCGGCCTGGCAGGAAGCCCGTTATGGTCAGTTGTGGACGCAGGGTGTGGAAGGCATCAAGCAATACAATAAGATCAACAAGGTGGAGCCGATGCGCCGTGCGCTGGATGAGCTGCAGGTGAATACCTGGTTCTCCGGTCTGCGCCGTGAGCAGTCGTCCTCCCGTGCAACACTGCCGGTACTGGCGATTCAGAATGGGAAGTTCAAGTTTCTGCCGCTGATCGACTGGACCGAGCAGGATATTGATGCGTATCTGATGAAGCATGATTTGCCTTATCACCCGCTGCGAGAGCAGGGATACCGCTCAATGGGCGATGTGCATACCACGGCGAAGTGGGAACCGGGAATGAAAGAAGAAGACACGCGCTTCTTCGGTCTGAAACGGGAATGCGGCCTGCACGAAAATGACGTGGAGAGCGATGGTTCCGGTATTTAA